A region from the Candidatus Electrothrix scaldis genome encodes:
- a CDS encoding SpvB/TcaC N-terminal domain-containing protein: MFFSRRFQKFFSLLALLLWVHMDACAAYALVSQNSSPIPFVKTTPLAAQSSSSTGEKRAATIFLGGKYYTLPVSSPDNAEVSRLFDRNTETAYTPADSALVDFRFESPRTISEIRLYGPSSYILTVQQQINGQWLGIEDFAAINLSANTEQWYSYPLETSEQVDALRLQLVPIDNSGTAGDTSVVQGIREIEFWSPGQHEPVWSGIELHSLLDQGVVVNQSRQYQAEPAQGVIGPEQGTYTDAAQDNTFRFHLTYLPEQIKRAYLSYELSGLSHWSNVIRSINEQVAMGGSVIERGQGGQQVEEISSAWLRQGTNQIRFVPVDVDSAYTVRKVQVLIELDDGANFVSRISTNMAEDWDAAATLYDGDTSTGVVPVRLQETMLIGWERQAWQVLPDQEPIEDAAIELEFDHLTDLSSVGLYVADKFKGQLAVLLQKQGEWVESTTSGEQDLKESGWYYLDIPDGEGTQAVRLLFDRKAGKGAISEVRALGSNLGRGDEPNMTITSPDAGQYYAGKMYVRGFVSPDNGSGAARVYVGEQEVFPVNGEFETLADVEGMDNNDVLEVTAVYPDGETVKNLLPLLQDRLLENSEIEVREYSLLNGTGTGPGDDTGPGGQTSGGENSGISGGNGIYDHVNLVEDFAVSSDQEHSLDSQTGAQVKVSNGAIRKGVKIRMMTLRDRDLPALDAGMVNVTGKARGFRFLPHGMKFDRKVKVKLPYNKQLIPPGFKDEDVRTYFFDEAAGRWSVLERDSVETATSGVVSETDHFTDMINAVVQVPESPEKVNFSPTQIKDIKVSNPAAKVNLIEPPQANNQGDARLSYPIEVPPGRRGMQPQLAVQYSSGGGNGWMGLGWDLSTQAVSIDTRWGVPRYDANLETETYTLSGQQLTPLAHRGELVSRTAEKVFHARTEGGFQKIIRHGDHPADYWWEVFDKNGTRFFYGGDPASGLADDAVLKDYSGNVAKWALRTVQDSNGNTMRYHYVVQEDSGVGSGQGGVPGYELYLDKITYTGYGSAEGPYQVQFIRDRQLDESRRIDVGIDARLGFKKVTADLLRRIEVRYKDQAVRSYEFTYRTGAFAKTLLERITQFDKDGKEFNQHQFSYYDEARNGDGAYKGFGSTETWDTGDDNVKAPMLLGGDASAIGGNSGWNAGAHLYVGIGFGPKKDISIGGKVGGSHSRSKGLLALSDVNGDGLADKVFGSGHLFRPNLSGPDGGTVFGEPVSIGLSDISRETSNMISAGAEAYAGASVGVNVSSTFSETSSYLSDVNGDGLTDLVNSGSVVFGRPDNPETVRPVPLYSGDSNQTPNPVGSGAVDSQNLLENMEELYQEMLAASPLHDTLRRWIAPYDGQISISGQVALVEDTSEERAEYTTADGVRVAIQQNSSELWATELDADNYSPVSPENVDSIQVNKGDRIYFRVQSRFDGAYDQVEWNPEITYQDVTATLDANGLDPYRYQVGEDFIPTGRTALATTLPVTGMVSLSGNMEISEPCSDDITVRVLLNNNEEFSETVAAGQAANIAVNLSGLDVKKDDQLLFKIETDSPIDATLVHWQPHIKYTEAEGVEELYDPDGNPVIAFDPPYVMDIYGDNDLDAPLEAWAATETGTVTVKADIVGGGSEDLALTVKRDQELVGKKVFTGNSVELPVEMTQGDQLYFELSTRSRELGSNINSYTITVNGVAVPAALNYPAEEGFFGQPYRGWTYAGYKGEGEKADQPIVESDLVVPEFDEELFEQNKEVEAPEDLDPQFSPQDMEGIMFYPDPGKNRWKGFDEGTWVTATVQSSSRLNADYVSVPTAEQYAGARAVSRLSRSRQIGVFAGAGPASGSYTFGTSKGLLDFMDMNGDRFPDVIGSGSIQYSPMTGGLEAGSRPVLSGIRETDTTAWSFGLGGNFAQIEFGGKGRQKDGGLQMPPLGISANFGKAEDDAAYDLRDINGDGLPDKVYDNGSAALNLGYAFAPAEAWGSVQVNTGDSVNLSGGLSAGFNDGIYGFSGGVNVSRSEHKTEGALLDINGDGLADYVRQGGNVSLNTGNGFVDITYPGASDFSENATTSQGAGLYFTISIPMPPIQPLIYLIINPGADAGMNMGRPEISIQDIDGDGFPDHLSSEKDNEIKVRRNQIGRTNLLKKVNRPLGANFTLEYERDGNTYQLPQSRWNLTRVEVFDGFVGDGVDTLLTTYKYEDGFHHRQEREFFGYTTVTTEQRNATDNSVYRSTVQTFLNRNYYEKGLLVSEIVLDGAGKKYLETLNSYQLRDVDSGTILQGAFKDSLTATVFPEMIRTDKKFYEGQDEPGISTYQTFEYDALGNVTHFFDAADAGAEDDVESFIHYHSDTANYIVGKADKIEVKSNGELYRLREATIENGTGNIRQVRLSFGSGMAVHDLDYDQYGNIKSRKGPANKKGQRYVMDYTYDPAVNTYVTKIKDSFGYSSSADYDLKWGEISRSTDLNNQSITYRHDSVGRVAGITGPYQQGTGRETIIFAYHPEAAVPWALTRHYDNYQQKTDPLETVTFMDGLKREIQTKKDGAISTGSGNSKDKTKDVMIVSGRIIFDFVGRAVEQYYPITENLGKQGIFNPSFDSIQPTRTRHDVLDRVLQTTIPDDTSTVFAYGFGTDRDGATRFHTRVTDAKDNSKETFKDVGEHITAVKEFNKGETIWTSYAYDPLGQIVQVRDDKDNLTKVGYDLMGRRTRIDSPDAGLTEYVFDPASNLVEKITANLRAEGKAIKYDYTYNRLDNIEYPDYTGNNVSYTYGAPGAAFNRADRIVTVTDESGSEKRFYGPLGETVKTIKYVASRTEGKAANSPEIYITQYTYDTYNRLRQLIYPDNEVLTYLYNSGGLAESASGTKGEYDYPYLKALTYDKFEQRVFMRQGNGAETRYEYNPRNRRLANLKAAAAGREFMDLSYDYDPVGNIEGLDNAAAVRKPNEFGGKSRQRFGYDDLYRLTSASGLLEQKPNTEHRYTLAMQYDSIHNILTKNQQHVRITPGGSSITQKKTTYDYSYDYTSSRPHAPTQIGERAFSYDANGNQTGWESDENGTRRTIVWDEENRIQAIKDNGHTMRYAYNDAGERVIKTGPQGETVYVNQFYSVRNREVGSKHVFVGTGRIVTKLVKGQENVTTPGTATHPGKSDPSGKAVGHSGKGNNGGGSGGGAPGKGNIVYEKDIYYYHPDHLGSSTFISDADGELYQHLENFPFGETWVEESTNTQRTPYHFTAKELDEETGLYYFGARYYDPRTSVWQSPDPILASYLPTGDREQDGNLTGMGGFFNTVNINIYHFSGLNPLRYIDPDGERTEDFSWGKAYDIRANFWEDAQAGKPAAMLITNPKTNKTTFFYTTKTALGLPKVEQYSIDSRVNVDGRALPDAEGSFITDGVDSVIKTNKSPALGPTGANIDVGDDRDRDIHGGGSSLAHPYDPRQGWRATYGCTRCQNADVQQLGMRIDSFMQANPGVAIPYVRLPGGQRGASNPSGTGTLPTSGNYNFIQINSQQSELNRCSPGDW, from the coding sequence ATGTTTTTTTCGCGAAGGTTCCAAAAGTTTTTTTCTCTTCTTGCCCTGTTGCTTTGGGTTCATATGGATGCCTGCGCAGCCTATGCGCTTGTTTCTCAAAACTCATCACCGATTCCGTTCGTTAAAACAACACCTCTTGCGGCGCAGTCCTCATCTTCAACAGGAGAAAAGCGCGCTGCAACAATTTTTTTAGGTGGAAAGTATTATACCCTGCCTGTTTCTTCACCGGATAATGCAGAGGTCAGCAGGCTTTTTGATCGCAATACCGAGACAGCGTATACACCAGCTGATTCTGCATTGGTTGATTTTCGCTTTGAATCTCCTCGGACAATCAGTGAAATTCGTCTTTATGGTCCTTCCTCGTATATATTGACGGTGCAGCAGCAGATTAACGGGCAATGGCTGGGCATAGAGGATTTTGCTGCTATCAACTTAAGTGCGAATACTGAACAGTGGTATTCTTATCCTTTGGAAACGAGTGAACAAGTAGATGCACTTCGGCTTCAGCTGGTGCCGATTGATAATAGTGGTACAGCAGGTGACACCAGTGTTGTTCAGGGAATTCGGGAAATTGAGTTCTGGTCGCCTGGACAGCATGAGCCTGTCTGGTCTGGCATTGAGCTGCATTCGCTGCTGGATCAGGGCGTTGTGGTCAATCAGAGCAGGCAGTATCAGGCTGAACCAGCGCAAGGCGTAATCGGGCCTGAGCAGGGAACGTACACCGATGCTGCTCAGGATAATACCTTCCGTTTTCATCTGACCTATCTTCCTGAGCAGATTAAGCGGGCCTATCTCAGCTATGAATTGTCCGGGCTTTCCCATTGGAGCAATGTAATTCGCAGTATTAATGAGCAGGTGGCAATGGGTGGCTCTGTAATCGAACGCGGTCAAGGCGGTCAGCAGGTTGAAGAAATTTCGTCTGCATGGTTGCGCCAAGGCACGAATCAGATTCGTTTTGTTCCAGTGGATGTGGACTCGGCTTATACGGTCAGAAAGGTGCAGGTGTTGATTGAGTTGGATGACGGTGCAAACTTTGTCAGCAGAATCAGTACCAATATGGCTGAAGATTGGGATGCTGCTGCCACGCTGTATGATGGTGACACGAGCACTGGGGTAGTCCCGGTGCGGCTGCAGGAAACGATGCTCATCGGCTGGGAACGACAGGCGTGGCAAGTCTTACCTGATCAGGAACCGATTGAAGATGCTGCAATAGAGCTTGAATTTGATCACTTGACCGACCTAAGTTCAGTGGGCTTGTACGTGGCAGACAAGTTCAAAGGACAACTGGCCGTTTTACTGCAAAAGCAAGGGGAGTGGGTCGAAAGTACGACCAGCGGTGAGCAGGATCTGAAAGAGTCTGGTTGGTATTATCTGGATATACCTGATGGTGAGGGTACTCAGGCCGTCCGATTGCTCTTTGATCGTAAGGCAGGCAAAGGGGCCATCAGTGAAGTCCGGGCACTCGGTTCAAATCTGGGCAGAGGTGATGAACCAAATATGACTATTACCTCCCCTGATGCCGGTCAATATTATGCAGGAAAAATGTATGTTCGTGGTTTTGTCAGCCCGGACAATGGCTCAGGTGCGGCCCGGGTTTATGTGGGTGAACAGGAAGTCTTTCCAGTCAACGGTGAGTTTGAGACGCTTGCCGATGTAGAGGGGATGGACAATAATGATGTTTTGGAGGTGACAGCTGTTTATCCTGACGGGGAAACCGTGAAGAATCTGCTTCCTTTGTTGCAGGATCGTTTGCTGGAGAACAGCGAGATCGAAGTGCGTGAATATTCCCTGCTCAATGGAACTGGAACAGGTCCAGGAGACGATACAGGACCTGGAGGGCAAACCAGCGGAGGCGAGAATAGCGGTATCTCTGGGGGGAACGGTATTTATGACCATGTTAACCTGGTTGAGGATTTTGCGGTAAGCTCTGATCAGGAGCATAGCTTGGATTCTCAGACTGGTGCCCAGGTAAAAGTGAGTAACGGCGCAATACGCAAGGGTGTCAAGATCAGGATGATGACCCTGCGTGACCGCGACCTGCCTGCTCTGGATGCGGGTATGGTCAATGTCACAGGCAAGGCCAGGGGCTTCCGTTTTCTGCCGCACGGGATGAAATTTGACAGGAAAGTTAAGGTCAAGCTGCCCTATAACAAGCAGCTCATTCCGCCGGGCTTCAAGGATGAAGATGTCCGTACCTATTTCTTTGACGAGGCAGCAGGCCGCTGGTCAGTTCTGGAGCGGGACAGTGTGGAGACCGCCACGAGCGGTGTGGTCAGCGAAACGGATCATTTCACGGATATGATCAATGCCGTGGTCCAGGTCCCGGAATCACCGGAAAAGGTCAATTTCAGCCCGACCCAGATCAAGGACATTAAGGTTTCCAATCCGGCTGCCAAGGTCAATCTGATTGAACCGCCGCAGGCCAATAATCAGGGGGATGCCCGCCTGAGCTATCCTATCGAGGTGCCGCCCGGACGCAGAGGAATGCAGCCGCAGCTGGCTGTGCAGTACAGCTCCGGCGGGGGCAACGGCTGGATGGGCCTGGGCTGGGATCTGTCCACGCAGGCGGTGAGCATCGACACCCGCTGGGGTGTGCCCCGCTATGATGCGAATCTGGAAACCGAGACCTATACCCTGAGCGGGCAGCAGCTTACGCCCCTGGCCCATCGTGGTGAGCTTGTTTCCCGGACAGCGGAAAAGGTTTTTCATGCCCGCACCGAAGGCGGGTTTCAGAAGATCATCCGCCACGGCGATCATCCGGCTGACTACTGGTGGGAGGTCTTTGACAAGAACGGCACCCGTTTCTTTTATGGCGGCGATCCTGCAAGCGGCCTGGCTGACGATGCTGTGCTGAAAGATTACAGCGGCAATGTGGCGAAATGGGCCTTGCGCACGGTGCAGGACAGCAACGGCAACACTATGCGCTATCACTACGTCGTGCAGGAGGACTCCGGCGTGGGCAGCGGCCAAGGCGGGGTGCCGGGCTATGAGCTGTACTTAGACAAAATCACCTACACCGGTTACGGCTCCGCAGAAGGGCCATATCAGGTTCAGTTTATTCGGGATCGGCAGCTTGACGAATCCCGCCGGATTGACGTGGGCATTGATGCCCGGCTCGGCTTCAAAAAGGTGACTGCTGATTTGCTGCGCCGGATTGAGGTGCGGTATAAGGATCAGGCGGTGCGTTCCTACGAGTTTACGTATCGTACCGGTGCCTTTGCGAAAACCCTGCTGGAGCGCATCACCCAGTTTGACAAGGACGGCAAGGAATTCAATCAGCATCAGTTCAGCTATTACGACGAGGCGCGGAACGGAGACGGTGCCTACAAAGGCTTCGGGTCGACCGAAACTTGGGATACTGGTGATGATAATGTGAAGGCCCCCATGCTGCTCGGCGGCGATGCCAGTGCCATCGGCGGCAATTCCGGCTGGAATGCCGGAGCGCATCTGTACGTGGGCATTGGCTTCGGACCGAAAAAAGATATCTCCATCGGCGGCAAAGTGGGCGGCAGCCATAGCAGGAGCAAGGGCCTGCTTGCCCTGTCCGATGTCAACGGCGACGGCTTGGCGGATAAGGTATTCGGTTCCGGTCATCTGTTCCGACCCAATCTTTCAGGGCCAGACGGCGGTACTGTGTTCGGGGAGCCGGTTTCCATCGGTTTGAGCGACATTTCACGGGAAACTTCCAATATGATTTCCGCAGGTGCCGAGGCCTATGCCGGAGCAAGTGTGGGGGTCAATGTCAGCAGCACTTTTAGCGAAACCTCTTCTTATCTCAGCGATGTTAACGGCGACGGCCTGACCGATCTGGTCAACAGCGGTTCCGTGGTGTTCGGCAGACCGGATAACCCGGAGACGGTTCGACCTGTACCACTCTACAGCGGCGACTCCAATCAGACTCCGAATCCTGTGGGCAGCGGTGCGGTTGACAGCCAAAATTTGCTCGAAAATATGGAGGAACTGTATCAGGAGATGCTGGCTGCCAGTCCTCTCCATGATACCCTTCGTCGCTGGATAGCTCCTTACGATGGACAAATCAGCATCAGCGGTCAGGTGGCTTTGGTTGAGGATACCAGTGAGGAACGGGCGGAATACACCACTGCGGACGGTGTGCGGGTTGCGATTCAGCAGAACAGCAGTGAGTTATGGGCCACAGAACTGGATGCGGATAACTATAGCCCGGTATCCCCGGAGAATGTGGACTCCATTCAGGTTAATAAGGGTGATCGGATTTATTTCCGGGTCCAGTCCCGCTTTGACGGGGCCTACGATCAGGTGGAGTGGAACCCGGAAATCACCTATCAGGATGTGACAGCAACATTGGATGCTAACGGCCTTGATCCCTATCGTTATCAGGTGGGTGAGGATTTTATTCCCACCGGACGAACGGCTCTGGCTACTACCCTGCCGGTCACGGGCATGGTGTCTTTGAGCGGTAATATGGAGATAAGCGAACCCTGCTCCGATGATATCACGGTCAGGGTGCTGCTCAACAACAACGAGGAGTTCAGCGAGACCGTAGCCGCCGGTCAGGCGGCAAATATAGCGGTCAATCTCAGTGGCCTGGATGTAAAAAAGGATGATCAACTTCTGTTTAAGATAGAAACAGATTCCCCGATTGATGCCACCTTGGTGCATTGGCAGCCACATATCAAGTACACCGAAGCCGAGGGGGTTGAGGAATTGTACGACCCGGACGGCAATCCGGTCATCGCCTTTGATCCGCCCTATGTCATGGACATTTACGGAGATAATGATCTTGATGCGCCTTTGGAAGCATGGGCAGCAACCGAAACCGGTACAGTGACCGTGAAGGCCGATATTGTCGGCGGCGGCAGCGAAGACCTGGCCCTGACCGTAAAACGGGATCAGGAGCTTGTGGGGAAAAAGGTCTTTACAGGCAACAGCGTTGAACTGCCTGTTGAGATGACTCAGGGTGACCAGTTGTATTTTGAGTTGAGCACCCGAAGCAGGGAGCTTGGCAGCAATATCAATTCGTACACCATAACCGTGAACGGCGTTGCTGTGCCTGCGGCTCTGAATTATCCGGCAGAAGAAGGCTTTTTCGGTCAACCCTACCGGGGCTGGACCTATGCAGGCTATAAGGGCGAAGGCGAAAAAGCAGATCAGCCCATTGTTGAGTCAGATCTCGTGGTGCCGGAGTTTGATGAAGAGTTGTTCGAGCAGAACAAAGAAGTCGAAGCCCCGGAAGATCTTGATCCGCAGTTCTCCCCTCAAGATATGGAAGGGATTATGTTTTATCCTGATCCAGGCAAAAATCGCTGGAAGGGCTTTGATGAGGGGACTTGGGTCACAGCGACTGTGCAGAGCAGTTCCCGTCTCAATGCGGATTATGTTTCCGTACCTACAGCAGAACAGTATGCCGGTGCGCGGGCAGTAAGCAGGTTGTCCCGTAGCAGGCAGATCGGTGTCTTCGCAGGGGCTGGCCCGGCCAGTGGTTCTTATACCTTCGGCACAAGTAAGGGACTGCTGGATTTCATGGACATGAACGGCGACCGCTTCCCAGACGTAATCGGCAGTGGCAGCATTCAGTACAGTCCCATGACTGGCGGTCTTGAGGCTGGCAGCAGACCAGTGCTTTCCGGGATACGGGAGACAGATACCACAGCCTGGAGCTTTGGCTTGGGCGGGAATTTTGCCCAGATCGAATTCGGCGGCAAGGGCCGCCAGAAAGACGGTGGTCTCCAGATGCCGCCGCTGGGCATCAGCGCCAACTTTGGCAAGGCTGAAGACGATGCAGCCTATGACCTGCGGGACATCAACGGTGACGGCCTGCCGGACAAAGTCTATGACAACGGCAGCGCAGCCCTGAATCTCGGTTATGCTTTTGCCCCGGCTGAAGCCTGGGGTTCGGTACAGGTCAATACAGGAGACAGCGTCAACTTGAGCGGAGGGCTTTCAGCCGGATTTAATGACGGCATCTACGGTTTCAGCGGCGGGGTCAATGTATCCCGGAGCGAGCATAAAACCGAAGGAGCACTACTGGATATCAACGGTGACGGCCTGGCAGACTATGTGCGTCAGGGCGGCAATGTGTCCCTGAATACAGGCAATGGTTTTGTCGACATAACTTATCCCGGTGCTTCCGACTTTTCGGAAAATGCCACCACCAGTCAAGGGGCTGGTCTGTACTTTACCATCTCCATTCCCATGCCCCCGATTCAGCCCTTAATCTACCTCATTATCAATCCGGGTGCGGATGCGGGCATGAATATGGGTAGGCCTGAAATTTCCATTCAGGACATTGACGGCGACGGCTTTCCCGATCATCTTTCCTCTGAAAAAGACAACGAAATCAAAGTCCGCCGCAACCAAATCGGCAGAACTAACCTGTTGAAAAAGGTCAATCGTCCTCTGGGCGCAAATTTCACCCTGGAATACGAACGCGACGGCAACACCTATCAGCTCCCTCAGAGCCGCTGGAATCTGACCCGTGTCGAGGTCTTTGACGGCTTTGTCGGGGACGGCGTGGACACCCTGCTCACCACCTACAAGTACGAGGACGGTTTCCATCATCGCCAGGAGCGCGAGTTCTTCGGCTATACAACCGTGACCACGGAGCAGCGTAATGCCACAGATAATTCAGTCTATCGCAGCACAGTCCAGACCTTCCTTAATCGCAATTATTACGAAAAGGGCCTGCTGGTCTCTGAGATCGTGCTGGACGGTGCAGGAAAGAAATATCTGGAAACCCTGAACAGCTACCAGCTCCGCGATGTGGACAGCGGCACCATCTTACAGGGCGCGTTCAAAGACAGCCTGACTGCGACCGTCTTCCCGGAGATGATCCGCACGGATAAGAAATTCTACGAAGGCCAGGACGAGCCGGGCATCAGCACCTATCAGACCTTCGAGTATGATGCCCTGGGCAACGTGACCCATTTCTTTGATGCCGCTGATGCCGGGGCCGAAGATGATGTGGAATCCTTTATCCACTATCACAGCGATACGGCCAATTACATTGTCGGCAAGGCGGACAAGATCGAGGTGAAGAGCAACGGTGAGCTGTACCGCCTGCGCGAGGCCACGATTGAGAACGGCACCGGCAATATCCGTCAGGTGCGCCTGTCTTTCGGTAGCGGCATGGCAGTGCATGATCTGGACTATGACCAGTACGGTAATATCAAGAGCAGGAAAGGTCCGGCCAACAAGAAGGGACAGCGGTATGTCATGGACTATACCTATGACCCTGCTGTCAACACATACGTAACTAAGATCAAGGACAGTTTCGGCTACAGCTCCTCGGCGGATTATGACCTGAAATGGGGCGAGATCAGCCGTTCCACTGACCTGAATAATCAATCCATCACCTACCGCCACGACAGCGTGGGCCGGGTTGCCGGGATCACAGGGCCGTATCAGCAGGGCACAGGCCGGGAGACCATTATCTTTGCCTATCACCCGGAGGCTGCTGTGCCCTGGGCACTTACCCGGCATTATGATAATTACCAGCAGAAGACTGACCCGCTGGAAACGGTCACCTTTATGGACGGCCTGAAACGGGAGATCCAGACCAAGAAGGACGGGGCAATCAGTACCGGCTCCGGGAACAGTAAGGATAAGACCAAGGATGTTATGATCGTCTCCGGTCGGATCATCTTTGACTTTGTGGGCCGCGCTGTTGAGCAGTATTACCCGATTACGGAAAATCTGGGCAAGCAGGGGATCTTTAATCCGAGCTTTGACTCCATCCAGCCCACCAGAACCCGGCATGATGTGCTGGATCGGGTCCTGCAAACCACCATCCCGGATGATACCAGCACTGTCTTTGCCTACGGCTTCGGCACGGATCGGGACGGCGCGACCCGTTTCCATACCAGGGTCACGGATGCCAAGGACAATTCCAAGGAGACCTTCAAGGATGTTGGGGAGCACATCACAGCGGTCAAGGAGTTCAACAAGGGCGAGACGATCTGGACCAGTTATGCCTACGATCCTCTGGGACAGATTGTTCAGGTCAGGGATGACAAGGATAATCTCACCAAGGTGGGCTATGACCTCATGGGCCGCCGTACCCGGATTGATTCCCCGGATGCGGGCCTGACCGAGTATGTCTTTGATCCGGCCTCTAATCTGGTGGAGAAGATCACGGCCAATCTGCGGGCCGAGGGCAAGGCAATTAAATACGATTACACCTATAACCGGCTGGACAACATCGAATATCCCGATTACACGGGCAATAATGTCAGCTACACCTACGGCGCACCGGGCGCGGCCTTTAACCGGGCTGACCGCATCGTCACGGTGACAGATGAGTCGGGCAGCGAGAAACGTTTCTACGGTCCCTTGGGCGAGACCGTCAAGACGATCAAGTACGTAGCCTCCAGGACCGAGGGCAAGGCCGCCAATTCGCCGGAAATCTATATCACCCAATACACCTACGATACCTATAACCGTTTACGTCAGCTCATCTATCCGGACAACGAGGTACTGACCTACCTGTACAACTCCGGCGGGCTGGCCGAGTCTGCTTCCGGCACAAAGGGCGAGTACGACTATCCCTATCTCAAGGCTTTGACCTATGACAAGTTCGAGCAGCGGGTCTTTATGCGCCAGGGCAACGGGGCTGAGACCCGGTACGAGTATAATCCGCGCAACCGCAGGCTGGCCAACCTGAAGGCCGCGGCAGCGGGCCGGGAGTTCATGGACCTGTCCTATGATTACGATCCGGTGGGCAATATCGAGGGCCTGGACAATGCCGCAGCCGTGCGCAAACCCAATGAGTTCGGCGGCAAATCCCGGCAGCGTTTCGGCTATGACGATCTCTACCGCCTGACTTCCGCCTCCGGCCTGCTGGAGCAGAAGCCCAATACCGAGCATCGCTACACCCTGGCCATGCAGTATGACAGTATCCATAATATTCTGACCAAGAACCAGCAGCACGTCCGTATTACGCCTGGTGGAAGTTCAATTACCCAGAAAAAGACCACCTACGATTATTCCTACGACTACACCAGCTCCCGGCCCCATGCCCCGACCCAGATCGGCGAGCGGGCCTTCAGCTATGATGCCAACGGCAATCAGACCGGCTGGGAGAGCGATGAAAACGGTACCCGCCGCACCATTGTCTGGGACGAGGAAAACCGGATTCAGGCGATCAAGGACAACGGCCACACCATGCGCTACGCCTATAACGATGCGGGCGAACGGGTCATCAAGACCGGTCCCCAGGGCGAGACCGTGTACGTGAATCAGTTCTACAGCGTTCGCAACCGCGAGGTCGGCAGCAAGCATGTCTTTGTCGGCACAGGCAGGATCGTGACCAAACTAGTCAAGGGGCAGGAGAATGTGACCACGCCGGGCACGGCCACCCATCCGGGCAAAAGTGATCCGTCCGGCAAGGCTGTAGGACACAGCGGCAAGGGGAATAACGGCGGTGGTTCAGGGGGCGGTGCGCCCGGTAAGGGCAATATTGTCTATGAAAAGGACATCTACTACTACCATCCTGATCATCTCGGCAGCAGCACCTTTATCTCCGATGCGGACGGCGAGCTGTATCAGCATCTGGAGAACTTCCCGTTCGGCGAGACCTGGGTTGAGGAATCCACCAATACCCAGAGGACACCGTATCATTTTACGGCAAAGGAACTGGATGAGGAAACCGGGCTGTATTACTTCGGTGCGCGGTACTACGATCCGAGAACAAGCGTGTGGCAGTCGCCTGATCCGATTTTGGCAAGCTATTTGCCGACTGGTGATAGAGAGCAGGATGGTAATTTGACAGGTATGGGAGGTTTTTTTAATACTGTCAATATTAATATTTATCATTTCAGCGGGTTGAATCCGCTAAGATATATTGATCCAGATGGAGAGAGAACAGAGGATTTTTCTTGGGGTAAAGCTTATGATATTAGAGCTAATTTTTGGGAAGATGCACAAGCTGGAAAGCCAGCTGCGATGTTAATAACTAATCCTAAGACAAATAAGACTACATTCTTTTATACTACTAAAACGGCTCTTGGCCTGCCTAAAGTAGAGCAGTATTCGATAGATAGTAGAGTTAATGTGGATGGTCGAGCATTGCCAGATGCTGAAGGTAGTTTTATAACTGATGGGGTAGATTCAGTTATAAAAACAAATAAAAGCCCAGCTCTTGGTCCCACGGGTGCAAATATTGATGTTGGTGACGATAGAGACCGTGATATACATGGAGGTGGAAGCAGTCTTGCGCATCCGTATGATCCTCGACAAGGATGGCGAGCAACATATGGTTGTACCCGTTGTCAAAATGCTGATGTTCAGCAGTTAGGTATGAGGATAGACTCCTTTATGCAGGCAAATCCAGGGGTTGCTATTCCTTATGTACGTCTGCCAGGAGGCCAGAGAGGAGCAAGTAATCCTTCCGGTACAGGGACATTACCTACTTCTGGTAACTACAATTTTATACAAATCAATTCTCAGCAGTCAGAATTAAACCGATGTAGTCCTGGTGACTGGTGA
- a CDS encoding FmdE family protein — translation MDEALQEDWRKCVDFHGHECPGLAIGFRVALAARKRLGITSAADEELVCVTENDSCSLDAVQALLSCTLGKGNLLYRDRGKQAFSFFLREQGKKLRIRLVYLFDKETGNRKSYQQEILSLPDEEIFSFAEPTYELPVKAKIFKTVVCEQCGETAVEAKIRLYEGKKLCLDCTSEYARRW, via the coding sequence ATGGACGAAGCATTGCAGGAAGATTGGAGAAAATGCGTTGATTTTCATGGTCATGAGTGCCCTGGGCTGGCAATCGGTTTCCGGGTGGCACTAGCAGCCCGGAAGCGTCTGGGAATTACTTCTGCCGCAGACGAGGAGCTGGTCTGCGTGACGGAGAATGACTCCTGTAGCCTGGATGCAGTGCAAGCCTTGCTCAGCTGCACCTTGGGAAAAGGGAACCTTCTTTACAGAGACCGGGGTAAACAAGCCTTCAGCTTTTTTCTTCGTGAACAGGGTAAGAAGCTACGCATTCGTCTTGTCTATCTTTTTGATAAGGAAACCGGCAATCGAAAATCCTACCAGCAGGAAATCCTCAGCCTGCCTGATGAAGAGATTTTTTCTTTTGCTGAACCCACCTATGAACTTCCTGTGAAGGCAAAGATTTTTAAAACCGTGGTCTGTGAGCAATGCGGCGAAACAGCGGTGGAAGCCAAGATTCGTCTGTATGAGGGCAAAAAGCTCTGCCTGGACTGTACTTCAGAGTATGCGAGGCGGTGGTAA